From the Nematostella vectensis chromosome 7, jaNemVect1.1, whole genome shotgun sequence genome, the window GCCCTTTGACAATCTCCTGTCCCTGCCAAATCAAAGTCTTATCCAAGCGAACGAGGTTCCACCAGTTGACTATCATGTCATCGTTGATGTAAAGATAGCCGTTGTACCCAGGGTTCTCGCGAATCGCTCGTCCCATGCACTCGTAAGAAAAGAATCCTCTTATGCCTATATCAGTTATCTGGATTTTGTAAATATTGCTGGGTTCTGGTCCACAGACGAGGATGTTCGGAAACACATCCTGATAGAGGGCTTTCAGCGTCGGAAGGGAGTCGTACACAGGCACGCTGTAGACTATCACAAGAAGAAGATCGATCCCGAACACTCGTAGACCTGGGGATTGTTTACAGGCTAGTTTTTCGCTGATGCTGAACGAGTTCTGGAgctctgtgaaaaaaaaaaacgggtaGCAAATGGTCTTGGTGTCGTTAATGGCAGCGAGCATTTCGGGGGAAAAACGTGCAGAAGAAGATCTTATGTCTAAATTGTGGGTAAAGCATTGCGAGAGATTTGTGTTGTGTCGCGAGACGGatcaaatgcatgcaaatttCAGACATACAGTAGAAGAAAAAGTGAgacaaattaaaagaaaagagtatttgtctttttttagaaaacgagCATTCGAACATTCTGCgagtattgaaaaaaaatctgaagACCCTTTCGCTACCTCTGATAGATAAAACCCAGATCCTATTTCAAGGGTGTGTCTAAAAACACAGGGTGGGGTCCAAAGCATTTATTCACTGGCCGCGGATCAAAGTTCTAATCGGCATCCGTCTAGGAACATTTTCTACCAAAATGCACTCATAAAACTATCTTCTTAACTACCAACGAAGGCGTCAACCGGAGTCGACTTCACATCCTCACTTGAGCAGGGTGGGGCTCggactcccccccccccccccctccctgcaGACACCCGCCTGCAATTGCAACCTTTCGCACATCATTCCCGCGCAATattcctcccccttcccctgcggagcgcattatccaagatggcggccgggttatgcgaactccgtgttttcggggttttcgtgccggaaaaactatcaaagcctacagatAGGCTAAATATAGTATTATACTACTTACCAGGGTTATGCAAAAAACCTGTTGCAAGAAACAGCAAAACAACCGTACCAGCAGTCAAAAACACAGTAACGGCCTTTCCTTTCATTGCATTGAGCAGCAGTCAAAAATCACTGAGCAACTTTTCAACGAGATGCAACACTTGTACGAGGTGGATTGAATGACAACTCGAACACCGCTACAATTGTCAGCTAAGCCACCAGAGCAGTAAACAACGCTCTTCCACGAGACGGTATAACGATGGTTATTGGCAGCTAAAAGAGGTGTAAGTAGATTTTGGTTAATAGATGTGTAGATGCAGCATTCGACTTCCCTTCGACGCTTTGCACTTGAAAATACTTCCTCTAAACATACTTCATTTAATGCAGTATAAGGGGAAGAACTTTCAATTAGATTAAAAGCTATCAGAAGCTAAACTAGTAATATTTGATGGGGCAAGGCTGCCATCGGAAATGGACACCTCTTCACTGGATCTGtgattaattttctttttcggtttattcatttttatttcacaGCATGTGCCGCTTTTAGCCGTCTAGTGGAGTGCAAAATTATACATATTCGTGATAGGCGCTTATGTGGGATTCATATACATAAAATTCACAGGATAGTAAGATATTTTCCtaaattttctctttttgtgattgatttaaaaaagtataataaaaagctttattttcaGCTTTAGGGCAACGGCGACGCGCGCTAAGCGTGGCCGTCTTGAAAGATTTGTGGAAAAAGCCCGTGAGATGCAAGAATGGGCATGCTAATGGTAAATTTGCTGTAAACTTGTGTGGCGCGCGTTGCATTCTAACCAACAAGCTCTTTGGAATCATTTTaacgattattttttttaacattttattgTAAAACAGTCCTTATACTGAACAAAATATCGGTAAAAGCTTCTCTGATTACCATTATTAGTCTGAGGGTAAATTAAATTGCCTAGTTTAACGAACATGCTATTAACCTCTTTTCTTCCTCTCTTTGCATTCTCCTCTATCCATTCACCTATCAGAagctcccccaccccacccccccttgcATTGTGGGGCCTGGGCCGTAGAATGGGAGcacattttcaaaaattacaaGGACATGACCAGtatgggcgtggctgtgcccccaatactTTTTTGATGATTTGTATCGtgtccccccaatattttgaggtCTGCTACAGCTCTGACAGTTATGTGAGAAATATAAAAATCCGTACGTAAACTAAATGCGCATGATATgttgatatgatatgattcCATGATATGATGCTCCATTGTGATAAGAACGTTAGGGGCTATTACCAGATGCGCGGAGtcttgttttcaatgtgtcacACTAATAGCTGACAGCTAAAACATTTTAAGTGGATGAAAAAGAACTCGTTTCTTTTCTTGTTGAATGTTTCGTGCGCCCCCCGTCTTGTGTTGTTGAATAAGCCTTGGCCAATGGAAGACCCCGTAGCTTTGCTACTCGCTTATAAAGATGACCAAAAACGCCCCCATTAGAAGCGCAAACGAAGACAAGATGTGCCAGATATCATGTGCTCCGAAAAATCCAAACAGAGTACATTCCTTATTCAGATTCCGAGATTTTGCAGGGCTCAGAGTCTTATCCGAGGTCGGAACCCCAAGGAACATATATAGTGCGGTTGCCATGGTAGCAAGGAACACCACAATATACAGCGCTTGGAAAACGCGCAGTACTCGCCTTGGTGACGTCATGAAGTGGATATAGCTATAGCCGAACTTTATGATGATCTTTCCCACAACGCTAAACATGGACGCCGCGATAGCGCCAAACAAGAACATATTGGAAATATCAGGTAGGAACAGAATAGGACAAAGGACGCAGGAAACGATGACGGCGAGGCAGAATATAACCACTTTAACAATATTTTCGTTTGTGGCGAAGATTGTCCCGTTTCGGAATGAGGTGTAGAACAGTTTGAGCAACGCCCATATAAACATAAATATGCACCACGTGATCAGAACAAGGATGAACAAGACTTTGACCCAGTCCGGAAGCCTCCGATCTTCGGGTGTGGTGCCAGTTTGCCTGTCCTGTTTGTAGACGGATCCCAAGTAATTGAGCGCGAAGAGCGGGACAATGGCTACGAGAAAGAACACCGTGGCTTCTATCGGATTGGATATGCCTTCCTCCACGGGACAACGCTTCGCGAAGAATCCATTGTACAGCGACAGCATAATGAGCCCTGCGATAACAAGCATAAAGGCACTGTCGAACTGAAATGTAACCTTCGTAGGACACAAGTGATACGTTAGAGAAAAGAACCCTTCGAATAGGAGCGCCCAAGCGAAGGCGTACCCTATGGTAAAGCAATACTTTCTCTTATAGGCTCGTGCGTAGAGTCGCGAAGCAAGCTGACGGCTACTGAGCTCATAACGGGGTACTGTTAGCTGGGGAAGATGGGCCTCGGGGCACGGGCAGACAAGTGTGTGGTGAGGTAGTGCTTCCCTTCCCGGGGGAGCCTCACGAGAAGCACCCCCTGCAGTTTCTACCTCCGCTGTTTTCTCTGCTTGGACGTAAAGCTCTGCCTCCATCACCAAGACTGAGAGCGCAAGAATCAACCCGTGGATCATGTAGGCCAGATTACTGATCATCAAGTTAAAAGGGATGTTAGTAAGAGTGCTGACGCGGTAGCAGAACTCATTATAGAAGCACTTGTCTCGGTTGCCTTCAACCGACATTAGAAACCAGTTCTCGTAGACAAACTGGAAAGCACCGATGAGCAAAACACTCCCGACAATGCAGGTGATGTAGGAGAATGTCTTGGGTCCGAATCCAAGCCAATGGTATTTGAGAACCTTTAGCATGGCAGACAAAACCCCGTGACCAGTAGAACGAGGGGTCCGGATCAATGGTTCCAGCTCGCCTGAGTTCTCAGTATTACCACACAAGGCCCCCTTCCACCGCGCCCTGCTGGAGATTTCAAGTGTACTCGTGCTTAGCATCGCAGCGTCGTCGATTAGAGTAAGAGGCTCTCTGAAGCACAACAGCGCCCAGACGGCTACGAAAATTCCCCCGAAGAGGGACACGAAGAACAGAGAGCACATCGGGGTCGTGTAGTCGTAACTGAACGTTTTGTGCAGAACAATTTTCACTGATTTCGTCTCGTTGTTTTTAGTAGTCATGTACACTCCGATATAAATAGTGTTATTCTGTTGTACCCTAGGCCTTGAGACTTTAGACAGGACTATTCGCCCTTGTTTTTGAAAGGTAAGGAACATCAAAGGTTCGGTTTTACTTATCACGTTATGTTCCTCTCGGGTCACCCGATGACAAAAGCTTGATACCGCCAGGAAAGCATCCTCGGAAGCACTCGGCTCGTCCTCGGAGTACGTCGTAATTGCGAGCTGGTGATCGTCAAAGTCGGGCGTATATTGAAAGATGACCTCACTATAACGGCTTATGGTAAAGTTCACTGTTTTGCCAAGCTGTAAGGTGTTCTTCGCGGTATCTATGTCAGCGGTGAATTCCAGTCCAGGGGTTCCAGAGAAAGTTACGTAGCGCTGAGTATGTGTCCCAAGGGAGGGAGGTGTTGGGAGACAGATGTACTTTTGGCTGGGGTAAAGGAATCCCGTGTGGGGTGTAGTGAGGTGACCGGTATTTTCCCAGTGGGGAGGAGCGTAGATATTCACATGTAATGAGCCTGAAAATAATCAGAAAATAGCAACGTGAATAACAGCTTTTTCAGTAGTTAATATAAATCTAGTAGTGGTGTGGAGGGGACTTTACGCCAACTTTTTACTACTATTCACTGAACCGGAGTATAATAATTGCTTTAGtacactttatttttctttaattttaagGAAGGGACTTAGACAAATAAAGGTACGATTGCCTGCGAGTTTTcgatttttatatatttagaaATTTGTGGATTCAACAATCTTTTTAAGGAGCAGGAAATAAGGCAAAAACTTTATTTAGTAATGTTATCACATAGCGTGACGTGATGCGTATGTTATCAGCGTGACGTGATGCAAATGTTATCACATAGCGAGACGTGAATGCGTGACCTGTCAGCAAAAGGACGGAAGTCGAAACCAAAACTGATTTTGCAAACATTTTTCCGGGTAGTGACTAAGCAATAATCTCAAACAAACCTCATGAGCATTTCCTCCGTGTTATGTAAGACAATTTTAGCAATAAATCACTACAAAATAACAGTATACAAAAAGCTAAACATATATCTAAGTTAAAAATTCCCCGTTGACACGAAGACGTATTGACGTTTTGGTTGTGTTTACCTGGTAACAATGCTCGCTTCTTTACCCTCACACGGAGCAACGTATCCGCAGAACCCGCGGTTACTAGACATGTGTAAAGGTACCCTGGTATATCGGGCAACCTGGAGCTGATAGCCAGAGATGACGAGGATAGATCCGCGCTCTCCGTAGACCAGAGACCTTTAGACGTGCAGGCAAAAGGTAGATCGCCGGCTCCCACAAGACCAAACATAAAGACTGCGAAGATCGGTAAATATCGCAGCATTCTCACATAGAATATTTTCCCCAAAAGAGGTGAAAAGGCTTAGAGCAGTAAGCGGCGTTGTTCGCAGTCGAAACTTGCTCTGAATGCACAATACAGCCTTTGTCAGATCCTTGCGTTACACTCATTGACAGCATGTCACATGATCCCTTTCCTAGTAAAGAGCTTGGGATAAAAATAACCATCGAACTAATACCACGAAACGGCTTGGCGGGGGCTCTATGAATGCAAAAGGGGTGGTTGTCCTATCTTTTTTTAGGTTTTAAAATTCTACCGACAGATCACATCATCTGTTTTTATTGGACTGCTCCCCACCTCAAAGGTAATTTCCCTAGGGGCACAGGAACAAGTGATAACCAACAGGGATAAAATAGGTAAAAAAGAAAgcttgataatttttttttttgaatttactgGTTATTAAAATTGACGTCTGGTAGTCTAAAATCTCGTCCGATTTCATTCATGTTTTCGGAATATAATATTTAGTCATATGTATTTGATGAtctactgttttatttgatttatCGATAACcgatttaaatttatttagaCTATCGTATGGACCTGTATTTTATGAACTTTCCAATATAATTTCCAAAATAACTgatgccttttttttaatctcgAAAAACATGCTCTTGTGACGTCAAAACCCATAGTTTTAGTTTTTACTCTCAACTGAATACGCAGTATACTAAGGCATGATGGGGATCATAGTGGCAAGTCTAAACTGATCaggcaaatgttttttttggccGCATACTTTATTTTGTACCATTGCTTCGGACAACATTGCGTTAttcttcaatttgttttcGAGTAAGCATATACACATTTGTTGTCTTCAGCTCATGAAAGCCCGGCCTGCCAAGGCCGTAGCCACGGGGTGGggcacgggggggggggggggggggcacaggggggggggggggtgggggcaagTGGCCCCAATAATTAAATcaattaaaaggaaatgaccagaaaaGGCAATCCGTGCTTCCTCCTTTTGGAGGAGCTTGGGGAGCCTACAATACAGTCACTTACTAAGTTCTGTCCCTGTACCGTAATACAATATCGAGCATGAAGTGGTTTCGACCCGTTTTCTATCCCGAGCCAAAAAAACTTGCATGCTTAATGGAGACTCTCTAATTATTCATGTTGTGGACCTGGGAGATATTTATATATGCAGAGATATTTCGTAAGGGAGTTACAGGTCGCTCTGTTGTTATACAGAAAACTCTTTTCAAATATCAGAAATATCTCTGCACGTCTGACGTCTGCAGACTACTAGACGTCAATTTGATAACGCCTAAAttcaaaaaatgttataaagaaTTCCTAACGAGCTGCCTTAATAAAATGACCATTACCTACATTAAATTTTAACATGTGATACTGGAGGgcgggcgggggggggggggggggttaaaagTTTGCATGATACATATTGCCTGTCTCTATATTGAGTTGCAAAATACTATTATCATGGCTAtgttaaggttggttctcactacaATGGTTCACACTATGCGAGTGCAACACATTATTGAATTTTTGACCGATTCTTACTGAAACAAAAGTGCAAGGGCAAAAGAATGCAACTTCTAAATTTTCTGCTGCTTGTGTTAGTGTAGAACAATTCTCACCTGTATTGGGCTTGTTTTTGTACTTG encodes:
- the LOC5507878 gene encoding uncharacterized protein LOC5507878; protein product: MLRYLPIFAVFMFGLVGAGDLPFACTSKGLWSTESADLSSSSLAISSRLPDIPGYLYTCLVTAGSADTLLRVRVKKRALLPGSLHVNIYAPPHWENTGHLTTPHTGFLYPSQKYICLPTPPSLGTHTQRYVTFSGTPGLEFTADIDTAKNTLQLGKTVNFTISRYSEVIFQYTPDFDDHQLAITTYSEDEPSASEDAFLAVSSFCHRVTREEHNVISKTEPLMFLTFQKQGRIVLSKVSRPRVQQNNTIYIGVYMTTKNNETKSVKIVLHKTFSYDYTTPMCSLFFVSLFGGIFVAVWALLCFREPLTLIDDAAMLSTSTLEISSRARWKGALCGNTENSGELEPLIRTPRSTGHGVLSAMLKVLKYHWLGFGPKTFSYITCIVGSVLLIGAFQFVYENWFLMSVEGNRDKCFYNEFCYRVSTLTNIPFNLMISNLAYMIHGLILALSVLVMEAELYVQAEKTAEVETAGGASREAPPGREALPHHTLVCPCPEAHLPQLTVPRYELSSRQLASRLYARAYKRKYCFTIGYAFAWALLFEGFFSLTYHLCPTKVTFQFDSAFMLVIAGLIMLSLYNGFFAKRCPVEEGISNPIEATVFFLVAIVPLFALNYLGSVYKQDRQTGTTPEDRRLPDWVKVLFILVLITWCIFMFIWALLKLFYTSFRNGTIFATNENIVKVVIFCLAVIVSCVLCPILFLPDISNMFLFGAIAASMFSVVGKIIIKFGYSYIHFMTSPRRVLRVFQALYIVVFLATMATALYMFLGVPTSDKTLSPAKSRNLNKECTLFGFFGAHDIWHILSSFALLMGAFLVIFISE